From one Streptomyces sp. NBC_01478 genomic stretch:
- a CDS encoding DUF6879 family protein, which translates to MLLDNDEWRRTFDAYERDAWRFEAQPTYTMPGETENVTRFLHGEPKPADHNARWHERVRGYVTSGRSIGRVRVVRRPLTDYQRYQLAWGIPGNVAAGEDIRILDVSRDDYGLPLSATDWWMFDEERVVHLNYRPDGTQIGRELIAGDTSSYLEWKRISLAHSVPFSEYLRKPE; encoded by the coding sequence ATGCTCTTGGACAATGACGAATGGCGGAGGACGTTCGACGCGTACGAACGTGACGCGTGGCGATTCGAAGCTCAGCCCACCTACACCATGCCCGGCGAGACTGAGAACGTCACCCGTTTCCTTCACGGTGAGCCGAAGCCCGCCGACCACAATGCGCGCTGGCACGAACGGGTGCGTGGATACGTGACGTCAGGGCGCAGCATTGGGCGAGTGAGGGTCGTACGGCGGCCGTTGACTGACTACCAGCGGTATCAACTCGCATGGGGGATCCCAGGGAACGTCGCAGCCGGGGAGGATATCCGCATCCTGGATGTCTCACGTGATGACTACGGATTGCCCCTGTCAGCGACCGACTGGTGGATGTTCGACGAGGAACGCGTAGTACATCTCAACTATCGGCCGGACGGGACGCAGATCGGCCGAGAGCTGATCGCCGGAGACACTTCCTCGTACCTGGAGTGGAAGCGGATTTCACTGGCTCACTCGGTGCCGTTCTCCGAGTATCTGAGAAAGCCCGAGTGA
- a CDS encoding ester cyclase, whose protein sequence is MAAEQHASAERQLVLRYFEMWNTGDSSVAGEVLHPEWRDHAHPEIAGPDDVRRAVERVRAAQPDLRFDIRAVLSEGQLLAAVGEVSRGAGSAATVSGLIWLIRVRDGLLAEMWTYRRDERA, encoded by the coding sequence GTGGCGGCTGAACAACACGCGTCTGCTGAACGCCAGTTGGTGCTCCGCTACTTCGAGATGTGGAACACCGGCGATTCGAGTGTCGCCGGTGAGGTGCTTCATCCCGAGTGGCGGGACCATGCGCATCCGGAGATCGCGGGACCCGATGATGTCCGGCGGGCGGTGGAGCGCGTACGGGCTGCTCAGCCGGACCTGCGCTTCGACATCAGGGCGGTGTTGAGCGAAGGCCAACTGCTGGCTGCGGTTGGGGAGGTGAGCCGGGGAGCTGGTTCAGCGGCGACAGTGAGCGGCCTGATTTGGCTGATCCGTGTTCGGGACGGCTTGCTCGCGGAGATGTGGACTTACCGTCGCGACGAACGGGCGTGA
- a CDS encoding very short patch repair endonuclease: MSRQSSRDTAPEVAVRRLLHAEGLRYRLNVPVPGMPRRTIDIVFPKAKIAVFMDGCFWHGCPEHATQPKSNAEWWRAKLDKNMARDVETTEHLLAEGWTVLRFWEHETADGVAHRVAASVAAHRPPAEL; encoded by the coding sequence ATGAGCCGACAGAGCTCCCGCGACACGGCCCCCGAAGTGGCGGTCCGACGCCTCCTGCATGCCGAGGGTCTGCGGTACCGGTTGAACGTACCTGTGCCCGGCATGCCCCGTCGCACGATCGACATCGTCTTCCCCAAGGCCAAGATCGCCGTCTTCATGGACGGTTGTTTTTGGCACGGCTGCCCTGAGCATGCGACGCAGCCCAAGTCGAACGCGGAGTGGTGGCGGGCCAAGCTCGACAAGAACATGGCACGTGATGTCGAGACGACCGAGCATCTGCTCGCGGAAGGCTGGACAGTGCTGCGCTTCTGGGAGCACGAGACAGCCGATGGCGTTGCCCACCGGGTCGCTGCCTCCGTTGCGGCCCATCGGCCTCCGGCCGAGCTGTGA
- a CDS encoding nitroreductase family protein — MEFSEVVRRRRMIRHYSDKPLTPEVTERILASALRAPSAGFSQGWAFLALTDPADRARFWPFVPTRVENTPTMQDAPLVVVPLAHKAAYLARYAEPDKGWEDRAEARWPAPYWYIDTGMASLLMLLTAVDEGLGACFFGIMPEHVQPFRAEFGVPEEYDPIGGITVGYRAEDVPEQSGRVAERRRGVEDVVHRGQWGRHA, encoded by the coding sequence ATGGAGTTCTCCGAAGTGGTCCGTCGTAGGCGCATGATCCGTCACTACTCCGACAAGCCGCTGACCCCGGAGGTGACCGAACGTATCCTCGCCTCCGCGCTACGAGCCCCCTCGGCCGGCTTCTCCCAGGGCTGGGCCTTCCTCGCCCTGACCGACCCGGCCGACCGCGCCCGCTTCTGGCCCTTCGTCCCCACCCGGGTCGAGAACACCCCGACCATGCAGGACGCCCCGCTGGTCGTCGTACCCCTGGCGCACAAAGCTGCCTACTTGGCGCGCTACGCCGAACCAGACAAGGGCTGGGAGGACCGCGCCGAGGCGCGCTGGCCCGCGCCGTACTGGTACATCGACACGGGCATGGCCTCCTTGCTGATGCTCCTGACCGCGGTCGACGAAGGGCTCGGCGCCTGCTTTTTCGGCATCATGCCGGAACATGTCCAGCCGTTCCGGGCGGAGTTCGGAGTGCCGGAGGAGTACGACCCCATTGGGGGGATCACGGTGGGGTACCGGGCTGAGGATGTTCCCGAGCAGAGTGGGCGGGTCGCAGAGCGGCGACGTGGCGTGGAGGACGTCGTTCACCGGGGGCAGTGGGGGCGGCACGCCTGA
- a CDS encoding DNA cytosine methyltransferase produces MSFLYPRLLAEQAKPLFEEYRHLPIAELTDRVAASHHSAVYVATGGDRASATQLNELRAGVVDLAKGAGFPDDSDRTRNADFDLRLAALLHAEMGMVPAEAASRDVWAFLALVLLPDVAFWRYPQPPGDRVLGTDLTRHVFGRLWWRAQLVRTSDEAEPYDALKILGEAAFDQIYARRAALGGSPHMVRAILRVWQNLDLTGLNERETLRDFLKRLLRLAPFVLFDGIEEHALDQELSAVAHESVDAQRLTKSPPDWNAAPSSHETTVVVAPGSSTSASLGEGAPAARETPVKTAESRRFRSVELCAGAGAQALGLEQAGFDPVLLIDSKADACFTIDLNRPQWDVICMDIAHFHPSERPEILGVDLVSGGLPRVKSPATVGRAEDTEERGVLRAAIALAHAIRPKAVLLENVPDLVESPDFATDRSWIETRLSNAGYRWSWRVLNAAAFGVSQNRSSGFLVALQDPYFSRFSWPEPNESPPPTVGQVLGPSMSANGWPGAERWIKGADRIAPALVGGSDRRGGADLGPTGTKKAWATLGVNGNSLGDDPPGADFPADGQPKLTIEQAAKIQSFPQEWSFFGGKTSRYRQIGHAMPPPLASALGRAISAALRG; encoded by the coding sequence ATGAGCTTCCTCTACCCCCGTCTGCTGGCCGAACAGGCAAAGCCGCTCTTCGAGGAGTACAGGCACCTGCCCATCGCGGAGCTGACGGATCGAGTGGCTGCCTCCCACCATTCCGCGGTATACGTGGCCACTGGTGGTGACCGAGCCTCCGCGACTCAGCTCAACGAACTGCGTGCAGGCGTCGTCGACCTCGCCAAAGGTGCCGGCTTCCCCGACGACTCCGATCGCACCCGCAATGCCGACTTCGACCTTCGGCTCGCCGCGCTGCTGCACGCCGAGATGGGCATGGTGCCGGCGGAGGCCGCCTCACGGGACGTCTGGGCATTTCTGGCACTGGTCCTGCTCCCGGATGTCGCGTTCTGGCGCTACCCCCAGCCCCCAGGAGACCGCGTCCTCGGCACGGACCTCACCCGGCACGTCTTCGGCCGGTTGTGGTGGCGGGCCCAACTCGTGCGCACCTCCGACGAAGCGGAACCGTACGACGCCCTCAAGATTCTCGGCGAAGCGGCATTCGATCAGATCTACGCCCGCCGGGCAGCGCTCGGCGGAAGTCCGCACATGGTCCGAGCCATCCTCCGGGTGTGGCAGAACCTTGACCTGACCGGGCTGAACGAGCGCGAAACACTGCGCGACTTTCTCAAAAGGCTATTGCGGCTGGCCCCGTTCGTGCTGTTCGACGGCATCGAAGAGCACGCCTTGGACCAAGAGTTGAGCGCAGTCGCACATGAGTCCGTCGACGCCCAGCGCCTCACTAAATCGCCTCCCGACTGGAACGCTGCGCCAAGTAGTCACGAAACCACGGTGGTTGTGGCCCCTGGGTCTTCCACGTCCGCCTCGCTCGGGGAGGGAGCCCCAGCAGCCCGGGAGACCCCGGTGAAGACAGCCGAGTCACGTCGATTCCGCTCGGTCGAACTCTGCGCCGGGGCCGGAGCACAGGCACTCGGACTGGAGCAAGCCGGATTCGACCCCGTCCTACTCATCGACAGCAAGGCCGATGCCTGCTTCACAATCGACCTGAATCGCCCCCAATGGGACGTGATCTGTATGGACATCGCGCATTTCCATCCGAGCGAGCGCCCTGAAATCCTCGGCGTCGACTTGGTCAGCGGTGGGCTCCCCCGCGTAAAATCTCCTGCCACTGTTGGTCGAGCCGAGGACACCGAGGAGCGCGGAGTCCTCAGGGCCGCGATCGCGCTGGCACACGCCATCAGGCCAAAGGCCGTTCTATTGGAGAACGTTCCAGACCTGGTCGAGAGCCCGGACTTCGCGACCGACCGTTCGTGGATCGAAACACGGCTCAGCAATGCCGGTTACAGATGGAGCTGGCGAGTCCTCAATGCCGCCGCCTTCGGTGTATCGCAGAACCGCAGCAGCGGCTTTCTGGTCGCCCTGCAGGACCCGTACTTCTCCCGATTCTCGTGGCCCGAGCCCAACGAGTCGCCGCCGCCGACCGTAGGCCAGGTTCTGGGCCCTTCGATGTCCGCAAACGGATGGCCGGGCGCAGAGCGTTGGATCAAGGGCGCCGACCGTATCGCGCCGGCCCTCGTCGGCGGCTCCGACCGCCGAGGAGGCGCCGATCTCGGCCCCACCGGTACCAAGAAGGCGTGGGCCACGCTTGGTGTGAACGGCAACAGCCTTGGTGACGACCCCCCAGGGGCCGACTTCCCTGCGGACGGCCAACCCAAGCTGACCATCGAGCAGGCCGCGAAGATCCAGTCGTTCCCGCAGGAATGGAGCTTCTTCGGTGGCAAGACGTCCAGGTATCGTCAGATCGGTCACGCAATGCCACCACCTCTCGCGAGCGCTCTCGGTCGGGCCATCTCTGCAGCCCTGCGCGGCTAA
- a CDS encoding DUF397 domain-containing protein, with the protein MNSAGAGTHNRPVWFTSSYSNGAGGECVECALTDEYALVRDTKDATGPVVTVQSGAWCSFVQALRHSESTN; encoded by the coding sequence TTGAACAGTGCAGGAGCCGGGACCCACAACCGTCCGGTCTGGTTCACGTCGTCCTACAGCAACGGCGCCGGAGGTGAGTGCGTCGAGTGCGCGCTGACCGATGAATACGCCCTCGTGCGCGACACCAAGGACGCCACGGGCCCAGTGGTCACCGTTCAAAGCGGGGCTTGGTGTTCCTTCGTGCAGGCCTTGAGGCACAGCGAGTCAACAAACTGA
- a CDS encoding helix-turn-helix domain-containing protein, with product MAGSPTARRRRLSIELKKLREKSALTCAQVGQALDWSGSKVNRMETGSGRVQPSDIDALCRFYDTTDELREFLKSLAREAKTRGWWQVHGAGVPEWFNIYIGLEQDASTFRQYQCELIPGLMQTEAYTGELHRTGAHMSAEDIERAVQVRMERQAMLTRPDAPDAWFVVNEGSLRNVIGDRALMREQLEHMLESAELPSVTLQILPFDSGTYPATGTFTMLGFPAPEDPDLVYRDGITDAVYLEGEHHVREYTKAFDGLRAAALSPQRSAQLIKSVLKEYAS from the coding sequence ATGGCCGGTTCACCGACGGCACGCCGTCGCCGTCTCTCGATCGAGCTGAAGAAGCTCCGAGAGAAGAGCGCACTCACCTGCGCGCAGGTCGGCCAGGCACTGGACTGGAGCGGCTCCAAGGTCAACCGTATGGAGACGGGCAGTGGCCGGGTCCAACCGTCGGACATCGATGCCCTGTGTCGGTTCTACGACACGACCGACGAGCTGCGTGAGTTCCTCAAGTCATTGGCCAGGGAGGCCAAGACGCGCGGCTGGTGGCAGGTACACGGCGCCGGTGTCCCGGAGTGGTTCAACATCTACATCGGCCTGGAACAGGATGCCTCCACGTTCCGCCAGTACCAGTGCGAGTTGATCCCTGGACTCATGCAGACCGAGGCGTACACCGGCGAACTCCACAGGACGGGAGCCCACATGTCCGCCGAGGACATCGAGAGGGCCGTACAGGTGCGAATGGAACGCCAGGCCATGTTGACGCGGCCGGACGCCCCTGATGCGTGGTTCGTCGTGAACGAGGGCTCGCTGCGCAACGTCATCGGGGATCGGGCGCTGATGCGAGAGCAACTCGAACACATGCTGGAATCAGCCGAGTTGCCGAGTGTGACACTGCAGATCCTCCCCTTCGACTCGGGTACATATCCCGCCACGGGCACGTTCACCATGCTGGGCTTCCCGGCTCCGGAAGACCCGGACCTGGTGTATCGGGACGGCATCACCGATGCTGTGTACCTGGAGGGCGAGCACCACGTTCGTGAGTACACCAAGGCATTCGACGGGTTGCGAGCCGCGGCGCTCAGCCCTCAGCGCTCCGCCCAGTTGATCAAGTCCGTTCTGAAGGAATACGCAAGTTGA
- a CDS encoding DNA cytosine methyltransferase, translating into MSKPGPLAHQPITVLDLFSGCGGFTQGFHEFRPRGTEDAGPVFRSVAAVEHDLAAAATYAANFGSHKSDTRLPPARVHLEDIEAWKPADEALHADVVVGGPPCQGFSALNRHKKGAERNRLWEEYVRIVSRIRPKIFVIENVDRFLKSDEFLNLLSEVKEGGLLSEYRLIDPPGYETGETEEKKHKRYLLNAADYGAVQARRRAIVIGVRKDVGSSRTMKYPSATHTRRPKHSNGIPAQPLAGVELEPSYWRAVDTVFDESELLEIRGTELPDGKEYIPDVDSVLPGIFTTPDLHFGRNPEPLSRARYRAIPKGGNRKNLTGKWYTIDKDGEIRIFETQNPPGVKTLVQYLSTESWDNHNTGTGDVMGRLRLGEPSVTIRTEFFKPEKGRYLHPSDARPITHYEAARIQGFPLNFRWCGSKTDIARQIGNAVPIPLGTAIASAIHAYLRG; encoded by the coding sequence ATGAGCAAGCCCGGTCCCCTCGCCCACCAGCCCATCACCGTTCTTGATCTTTTTTCTGGATGCGGTGGCTTCACTCAGGGGTTTCACGAGTTCCGCCCGAGGGGTACGGAGGATGCCGGACCGGTTTTCCGCAGCGTCGCGGCAGTCGAACACGATCTCGCTGCAGCGGCTACATATGCAGCGAACTTCGGAAGCCACAAATCAGACACAAGACTCCCACCGGCACGCGTCCACCTGGAAGACATCGAGGCCTGGAAGCCGGCGGACGAAGCTCTTCACGCAGATGTGGTGGTCGGAGGCCCCCCTTGCCAGGGTTTCTCCGCTCTGAACCGCCACAAAAAGGGTGCCGAGCGGAACCGCCTTTGGGAAGAATACGTTCGCATTGTCAGCAGAATCCGCCCAAAGATTTTCGTCATCGAGAATGTCGATCGATTCCTGAAGTCGGACGAGTTCCTGAACCTGCTCAGCGAAGTAAAGGAGGGCGGCCTACTATCCGAATACCGCCTGATCGACCCTCCGGGCTACGAAACAGGCGAAACCGAGGAGAAGAAGCACAAGCGCTATCTCCTCAACGCAGCCGACTACGGCGCAGTCCAAGCACGTCGTCGGGCGATCGTGATCGGCGTCCGAAAAGACGTCGGCAGCAGCCGTACGATGAAATATCCGTCGGCGACGCATACTCGACGCCCGAAACACAGCAACGGAATTCCGGCACAGCCACTCGCAGGCGTCGAGCTGGAGCCATCGTACTGGCGCGCCGTCGACACCGTATTCGACGAATCGGAACTGCTCGAAATCCGGGGCACCGAGCTTCCGGACGGAAAGGAATACATTCCCGATGTGGATTCCGTCCTTCCAGGCATTTTCACAACGCCAGACCTCCACTTCGGCCGCAATCCGGAACCACTCTCAAGGGCCCGCTACCGAGCCATCCCCAAAGGCGGGAACCGTAAAAATCTGACCGGCAAGTGGTACACGATTGACAAAGACGGTGAGATTCGAATCTTCGAAACTCAGAACCCTCCGGGCGTGAAAACACTTGTCCAGTACCTCTCGACCGAAAGCTGGGACAATCACAACACCGGTACGGGCGATGTCATGGGCCGGCTTCGACTGGGTGAACCCTCTGTGACCATCCGTACCGAGTTCTTCAAACCCGAGAAGGGGCGATACCTCCACCCCAGCGATGCTCGCCCAATCACCCACTACGAAGCAGCCCGCATTCAGGGCTTCCCACTCAACTTCCGCTGGTGTGGCTCGAAGACCGACATCGCTCGGCAAATCGGGAATGCTGTACCCATCCCACTCGGCACGGCCATTGCTTCGGCAATCCATGCCTACTTGCGCGGCTGA
- a CDS encoding PD-(D/E)XK motif protein, with product MKEDVLRKLVEDRWTALDTEKITGERSLRVSQLPVVSDGGSLAVAVDHSGHRHVLVPIHAHRKVRPGLDGPVLRLRKRALEDEETYQTYADLACLRNDLDDLFTELCVDVLGAIGELPTNPVKALYRVLDRWKALFQAQGTPLGPDQLAGLFGELTVLNRLLVKDPSAHRLWLGPEGHRHDFTGGTTAVEVKATTTTEGRRPRIHGLDQLEVPEGGNLCLAWFRLQRASGNVAGTAFVDLVEQTLGLCDDEGAVLNLLAIVGYRSSDSDRYHDVRFAISEERWYRVGPGFPGLTGQALVEADVPVSILDVEYTIDLSGETPAPLPSDQVPQVIESMIQESV from the coding sequence GTGAAGGAAGATGTGCTCCGCAAGCTCGTCGAGGATCGCTGGACCGCACTCGACACCGAGAAGATCACGGGTGAAAGAAGCCTGAGAGTTTCGCAGTTGCCCGTCGTCAGCGACGGGGGGTCATTGGCGGTGGCCGTCGATCACAGCGGACATCGCCACGTCCTGGTACCGATTCACGCACATCGCAAGGTCCGTCCCGGCCTGGACGGGCCCGTACTCAGATTGCGCAAGCGGGCCCTGGAGGACGAGGAGACCTATCAGACCTACGCCGACCTTGCTTGCCTGCGCAACGACCTCGATGATCTGTTCACGGAGTTGTGCGTCGACGTATTGGGCGCGATCGGTGAGCTGCCCACCAATCCGGTCAAGGCGCTCTATCGTGTTCTCGATCGATGGAAGGCTCTTTTCCAGGCGCAGGGAACTCCGCTGGGGCCTGATCAACTTGCGGGGCTGTTCGGTGAGTTGACAGTCCTCAATCGGCTTCTCGTGAAGGACCCGAGCGCGCACCGGCTCTGGCTCGGCCCCGAAGGACACCGCCATGATTTCACGGGTGGAACCACCGCCGTCGAGGTGAAGGCGACCACCACCACCGAGGGGCGAAGACCACGGATCCACGGACTCGACCAACTCGAGGTGCCGGAGGGCGGGAACCTCTGTCTAGCTTGGTTCCGACTGCAACGCGCATCCGGAAACGTCGCAGGCACCGCGTTCGTGGACTTGGTCGAACAAACGCTTGGGCTCTGTGACGACGAAGGTGCAGTACTCAATCTGCTCGCCATCGTCGGCTATCGCTCCTCGGACTCCGACCGCTATCACGATGTGCGCTTCGCAATCAGTGAAGAGCGATGGTACCGAGTTGGCCCCGGTTTTCCCGGTCTCACCGGCCAGGCACTTGTCGAGGCCGACGTACCCGTCTCGATTCTCGACGTCGAGTACACCATCGACCTGTCCGGTGAAACACCTGCTCCGCTGCCGTCAGACCAAGTGCCCCAAGTGATCGAGAGCATGATCCAGGAGTCTGTGTGA
- a CDS encoding Z1 domain-containing protein, whose product MTDNFDEMYETFKALLDTFPPSEAVKRLELFGISSDIVEQIREHHEQQMIRIKELEEPHAVVLGNRDTWYTGPQAKDKCWPGVVDLLRKDGWSEEPAIRELDDSSTRVVSLLNHPKERAFSTRGLVVGYVQSGKTTNFTSVMAKAADRGYKLFIVLAGIHNGLRRQTQARLVQQLVEPNPSMWSQLTGLDKDFTPQENPASYFGKSNKTHVLCVVKKNAAVLRKLGRWLEKASDYLQDCPALIIDDEADQATVATKSINPLILSIMSSLPRSAYVGYTASPFANLLIDPSAEDLYPRDFVVNLPKPAGHFGTEVLFGRYALDGEDPEQVDDGYDMIRSIPDDDVSCVRPETRADVEGFEPFITDTLSRAIEYFWLVTAARRVRRSGNPHSTMLIHTSVNTAVHNSFKRPLEHLRSRATQSLTDEDFLSTLRALWDQETARVPAEDFGETKVSFDELATELPDVLRNCRVIMDNSSSEDRLDYENGPVVAIAVGGNTLSRGLTLEGLSVSYFVRAVSAYDTLLQMGRWFGFRNGYADLPRIWMTDELAEWFRHLATVETEMRRDIDVYMTESETPLTFAVRLRTHPALRVTAAAKMRAAVTAASSYGGKRVQTHYFHTNGEWLRGNITAARDLVAASLSNAVRVEERPADGRYVFRDVPYDVVTDFLVAYKFHEKSPENDAGLIGDYIRKRVTTADSLRRWNVAIVGNPAGGPYTFVPGVAVGRNTRARLKVESPDTDFADIKTLMSRPDAAVDLTGDTTKLTESGIKEKRRAQLPDTGLLVLYPIDKTSQPSPDKELRAPLNAEEHVIGVGLVFPEPQHGDSTVEKYISANLSGIRIEDEDYSPLESEDA is encoded by the coding sequence ATGACCGACAATTTCGACGAAATGTACGAAACGTTCAAGGCTCTCTTGGACACGTTCCCTCCCTCGGAGGCGGTCAAGCGGCTGGAGCTGTTCGGCATCAGCTCCGACATCGTCGAACAAATCCGTGAGCACCACGAGCAGCAGATGATCCGCATCAAAGAACTCGAAGAACCGCATGCGGTGGTCCTGGGCAACCGCGACACGTGGTACACCGGCCCGCAGGCAAAGGACAAGTGCTGGCCCGGTGTTGTGGATCTGCTTCGCAAGGACGGCTGGTCCGAAGAACCTGCCATCAGAGAGCTCGACGACTCCTCCACCCGCGTCGTCTCCCTGTTGAACCATCCGAAGGAAAGAGCATTCTCCACACGGGGGCTGGTCGTCGGGTACGTCCAGTCCGGCAAGACCACCAACTTCACATCGGTGATGGCCAAGGCCGCCGATCGCGGCTACAAACTCTTCATCGTCCTGGCGGGCATCCACAACGGCCTCAGGCGCCAGACGCAAGCGCGCCTGGTGCAGCAACTCGTGGAACCCAACCCCTCCATGTGGTCCCAACTGACAGGGCTGGACAAGGACTTCACACCACAGGAGAACCCGGCTTCGTACTTCGGAAAGAGCAACAAGACGCACGTCCTTTGCGTGGTGAAGAAGAACGCAGCGGTACTGCGCAAGCTCGGCAGGTGGCTGGAGAAGGCTTCGGACTACCTCCAGGACTGTCCGGCGCTGATCATTGACGACGAGGCGGACCAGGCCACGGTCGCCACGAAGTCCATCAACCCGTTGATCCTGAGCATCATGAGCAGCCTGCCGCGGTCCGCCTACGTCGGATACACGGCTTCTCCCTTCGCCAACCTGCTGATCGACCCGAGCGCAGAAGACCTCTATCCCCGTGACTTCGTCGTCAACCTGCCCAAGCCGGCGGGCCACTTCGGCACCGAGGTGTTGTTCGGTCGCTACGCGCTCGACGGCGAGGACCCGGAACAGGTGGACGACGGTTACGACATGATCCGTTCGATCCCCGACGACGATGTGTCGTGCGTGCGCCCCGAGACGAGAGCCGACGTCGAAGGCTTCGAGCCCTTCATCACCGACACTCTCAGCAGAGCGATCGAGTATTTCTGGCTCGTGACGGCAGCCCGCAGAGTGCGGCGTTCAGGCAATCCACACAGCACGATGTTGATCCACACGAGCGTCAACACCGCGGTACACAACAGCTTCAAGCGGCCGTTGGAGCACCTTCGCTCCCGCGCAACGCAGTCCCTGACCGATGAAGACTTCCTCTCCACGTTGCGCGCTCTTTGGGATCAGGAGACCGCACGTGTCCCTGCCGAGGACTTCGGTGAGACGAAGGTGTCGTTCGACGAACTGGCGACCGAACTGCCGGATGTGCTCCGCAACTGCCGCGTCATCATGGACAACTCCAGCAGCGAAGATCGCCTCGACTACGAAAACGGCCCGGTCGTCGCCATCGCCGTGGGAGGCAACACCCTGTCGCGCGGGCTGACTCTCGAAGGCCTGTCGGTGAGTTATTTCGTCAGGGCCGTGTCGGCGTACGACACACTGCTGCAGATGGGTCGATGGTTCGGTTTCCGGAACGGCTACGCCGACCTTCCTCGGATCTGGATGACCGATGAACTGGCCGAGTGGTTCAGGCACCTCGCCACCGTCGAGACGGAGATGCGTCGAGACATCGACGTCTACATGACCGAGTCCGAGACACCTCTGACTTTCGCGGTACGTCTGCGCACACACCCCGCGCTTCGGGTCACCGCAGCGGCCAAGATGCGCGCCGCGGTAACCGCGGCATCCTCCTACGGAGGCAAGCGGGTCCAGACCCACTACTTCCACACCAACGGCGAGTGGCTGCGCGGAAACATTACTGCCGCCCGCGACTTGGTCGCCGCCTCCCTCTCGAACGCCGTCAGAGTGGAGGAACGCCCGGCCGACGGGCGCTATGTGTTCCGTGACGTACCGTACGACGTGGTGACCGACTTCTTGGTCGCGTACAAGTTCCACGAGAAGTCACCGGAGAACGACGCCGGTCTGATCGGCGATTACATCCGAAAGCGGGTCACGACAGCCGACTCACTGCGCCGGTGGAACGTTGCGATCGTCGGCAACCCGGCGGGAGGGCCGTACACCTTCGTTCCCGGTGTGGCAGTGGGCCGCAATACCCGCGCTCGCCTCAAGGTGGAAAGCCCTGATACGGACTTCGCCGACATCAAGACACTGATGAGCCGTCCCGACGCGGCAGTGGATCTGACCGGAGACACAACGAAGCTGACTGAGTCGGGCATCAAGGAAAAGCGTCGCGCCCAACTTCCGGACACGGGTCTGTTGGTCCTGTATCCGATTGACAAAACGTCACAGCCAAGCCCGGACAAGGAGCTTCGTGCGCCACTGAACGCCGAGGAACACGTCATCGGCGTCGGTCTCGTGTTCCCCGAGCCGCAACACGGAGACAGCACGGTCGAAAAGTACATCTCGGCCAACCTGTCCGGCATCCGCATCGAGGACGAGGACTACAGCCCCCTCGAAAGCGAGGACGCGTGA
- a CDS encoding ATP-binding protein, which produces MVIQEARMSRKPWDLAFTAVPEEVAALRRIVRLHLGIWGLHDVTDGAQLCVSELVSNVITHVGHGTPATLAVSMNGTRLRIEVHDPDTRALPTLVDAISDSEGGRGMVLVDEVADRWGVLLHPDHKVTWCELETGLTAPNGHVGTAGVMRAEVLLGLYTTARLPREPGSGRLGRTMAEEAMIDVIADVLHWLRAHGCDPEEILDRAQTHFEVQIGLAPQL; this is translated from the coding sequence ATGGTGATCCAGGAAGCGCGTATGTCACGAAAGCCGTGGGACCTGGCCTTCACGGCGGTTCCCGAGGAAGTGGCCGCACTTCGCCGCATCGTTCGCTTGCATCTGGGGATCTGGGGCCTGCATGACGTGACCGATGGGGCCCAGCTCTGTGTCAGCGAGCTGGTGTCCAACGTCATCACGCATGTGGGTCACGGCACCCCGGCCACGCTCGCAGTCTCCATGAACGGCACTCGGCTGCGGATCGAAGTGCACGACCCCGATACGCGCGCACTGCCCACCCTCGTTGATGCGATCTCCGACTCCGAGGGCGGACGAGGCATGGTTCTCGTCGATGAGGTCGCAGACCGCTGGGGAGTCCTGCTGCATCCGGACCACAAGGTGACCTGGTGCGAGTTGGAAACAGGCCTTACTGCGCCCAACGGCCATGTGGGAACAGCCGGTGTCATGCGGGCCGAAGTGCTGCTTGGTCTCTACACGACCGCGAGACTGCCTCGTGAGCCGGGCTCCGGCCGACTGGGCAGGACCATGGCCGAAGAAGCAATGATCGACGTCATCGCGGATGTCCTGCACTGGCTTCGGGCACACGGCTGCGATCCGGAAGAGATTCTCGATCGTGCTCAGACGCACTTCGAGGTGCAAATCGGCTTGGCGCCTCAACTGTGA